A stretch of Oncorhynchus mykiss isolate Arlee chromosome 12, USDA_OmykA_1.1, whole genome shotgun sequence DNA encodes these proteins:
- the LOC110538240 gene encoding integrator complex subunit 1 isoform X1 codes for MNRPKPTTIRRPSAAKPSGHPPPGDFIALGSKSGGESKAPAVLLKPASTLPTDRKRETSSSLPSSSGLSGLVKRPKISSTPPVSALGRLADVAAVDKRAISPSIKEPSVVPIEVPPAVLLDEIENAEQDGNDDRIEGVLCGAVKQLKMNRAKPDITLYLSLMFLAKIKPNLFATEGIIEALCSLLRRDASINFKAKGNSLVSVLACNLLMAAYEEDENWPEIFVKVYIEDSLGERIWVDSSHCKNFVDNIQTAFSTKMPPKSMLLQLQTDTGRSGGDISAGSSPHPSTPDEDDSQTELLIAEEKLSPEDDGQVMPRYEELSESVEDYVLDVLKDQLNRRQPMDNVSRNLLRLLTATCGYKEVRLMAVQRLEMWLQNPKLTRPAQDLLMSLCMNCNSHGADDMEVISNLIKIRLKPKVILNHYMLCVRELLNAHKDNLGTMVKLVIFNELSNARNPNNMQVLHTLLQHSPEQAPKFLAMVFQDLLTNKDDYLRASRALLREIIKQTKHEINFQSFCLGLMQERKEATYVDMEFKERFVIQVTDLLTCSMMLGITAQVKEAGVAWDKGEKKNLDGLRSFQNNIAAIQRDAVWWLHTVVPTIAKVPSKDYIHCLHKVLFTEQPETYYKWDNWPPESDRNFFLRLCSEVPLLEDTLMRILVIGLSRDLPLGPADAMELADHLVKRAAGVQSDGTTSATAMDLDVLRVERIQLIDAVLNLCTYHHPENIQLPAGYTPPNLAIATLYWKAWLLLLVVAAFNPQQIGLAAWDGYPTLKMLMEMVMTNNYSYPPCTVADEETKTEMINRELQVSQREKQEILAFESHLAAASTKQTITESNSLLLSQLTSLDPQGPPRKPPPAVQEQVKSLNQSLRLGHLLCRSRNPDFLLNIIQRQASSQSMPWLADLVQSSEGSLDVLPVQCLCEFLLHDAADDNLPIEDDEEGESKEQRAKKRQRQQKQRQLLGRLQDLLLGPKADEQTTCEVLDYFLRRLSSSQVASRVLAMKGLSLVLTEGGLKDGEERDQPMEEDSRDAELLPGYEWLLQDLPKLPLFDSVRGMTSTALQQAIHMETDPQTISAYLIYLSQHAPVEEQASHNDLALDVARLIVERSTIMNSLFSKYSCRPESDAVLSALISIFSSYIRRMRKTKEGEDLYSWSESQDQVFLRWTTGETATMHILVVHAMVILLTLGPPKEESDFFNLLDIWFPDKKPLPTAFLVDTSEEALLLPDWLKLRMIRSEVSRLVDAALQDLEPQQLLLFVQSFGIPVSSMSKLLQYLDQAVSHDSQTLEQNIMDKNYMAHLVEVQHERGATGGHTFHGLLSSSLPPRRDSTEVNRAKVTVETPSGSLKMRANQIPVIGPEDDLTGMLLQMFPLKVDHRRPSPPTRPLSLALQQALAQELVRARQGGHPQQDGVSVRLLQALAALLSSAHAGALVMAMNRSHALSCPMLRQLHLYQRLVLQDVAFSSLFFKAVMEMMTWLENPAVEAGPLRALLKSFAGQYSQKHRLTDVRTGFLHLAEALAYQRDSEVAVRAIIATLKAGERCNAEPELIGKVLQGLVEGKSPYLEELLALLMTIGTETGTGSTTAGPVAMVIALLLQETEEQAVKMEVDTNNSSSEVTKTGSSSGLLVDWLGLLDPEVTSVCPDLQRKLLFALNKGKGTPSYRPYLLALLTHQSNWTTLHQCISALLSKQQDQRLDPSSALDFLWACSHIPRIWQGRDQKTPQKQTDTFVLRLNPEELISLVDLIMSESELNSRGDSSPPANAPDKAKSTLDQTSCSLIQSRLPLLHSCCHGDLVRVKKVSEYLINCTKKWGDSVMSKRCQNLLLQLYLHFPEVIQHVTLPDATLSSEGAADGTTCKHDVLVHRLVTLLGDTGDTKSAENRMSDANLACRKLAVSHPVLLLRHLPMIGALLHGRIHLNFQEFRSQNHLTFFSNVLAILELLQPLVFHNEHQRALQDCLLSFMKILQNLRRPRMHPLAVFSKYVQFIQKYITHDAATAIPYLQKHSDILQGLSAEHPDVLLKSLLAGLTLPVKTGSSDSSAEDRDDESSSGSLPMVSISASVPLTAADMTKYLKKISRGEAIEDVLEVLTEVEDKSKRNPEIIQYFTNDLQRLMTSTEELCRNMAFSLALRCIQNNPCTAADFLPTFMYCMGSGNFDVVQTALRNLPEYVLLCQEHADILLHKAFLVGIYGQIDTSSMISESMKVLHMEATT; via the exons ATGAATCGTCCCAAGCCTACAACGATCAGGCGGCCTAGTGCAGCAAAGCCCTCAG GGCACCCTCCTCCTGGAGATTTCATAGCATTGGGGTCAAAGAGTGGCGGAGAGTCCAAAGCACCTGCAGTTCTCCTTAAGCCAGCGTCCACCTTACCCACTGACCGTAAACGAGAGACTTCCTCGTcacttccatcctcctctggcctATCCGGCCTCGTGAAGCGCCCCAAgatctcctctacccctcctgtCAGCGCCCTAGGACGACTGGCTGATGTGGCAGCAGTGGACAAAAGGGCTATATCGCCTTCGATCAAGGAGCCCTCAGTGGTGCCCATAGAAG TCCCCCCAGCAGTGCTCCTGGATGAGATTGAGAATGCAGAGCAGGATGGAAATGATGATCGCATTGAAGGGGTGCTCTGTGGAGCTGTCAAACAGCTGAAGATGAACCGGGCTAAACCTGACATAACACTATACCTCAGCCTCATGttcctggccaagattaagcccAATCTCTTCGCCACTGAAGGCATTATTGAG GCCTTGTGTAGTCTCCTTCGCCGGGATGCCTCCATCAACTTCAAAGCAAAGGGCAACAGTCTGGTGTCTGTGCTAGCCTGCAACCTGCTGATGGCAGCCTATGAGGAGGATGAGAACTGGCCAGAGATCTTTGTCAAA GTGTACATTGAGGACTCTTTAGGGGAGCGAATTTGGGTAGACAGTTCCCATTGTAAGAATTTTGTGGACAATATCCAGACTGCCTTCAGTACCAAAATGCCCCCAAAGAGTATGCTGCTGCAGTTGCAGACTGACACTGGCCGCTCCGGTGGAGATATCAGTGCAG GGAGCAGTCCTCACCCCTCCACCCCAGATGAGGATGACAGCCAGACTGAATTGCTGATTGCTGAGGAGAAACTTAGTCCTGAAGATGATGGACAAGTTATGCCAAG GTACGAGGAGCTGTCTGAGAGTGTGGAGGACTATGTTCTAGATGTCCTGAAGGACCAGTTGAACCGCAGGCAGCCCATGGACAATGTGTCCCGTAACCTGCTGCGTCTGCTCACTGCCACCTGTGGCTACAAGGAGGTGCGGCTTATGGCTGTGCAGAGGCTAGAGATGTGGCTGCAGAATccaaag CTGACCCGTCCAGCTCAGGACCTTCTCATGTCTCTCTGTATGAACTGCAACTCCCATGGAGCGGACGACATGGAGGTGATCTCCAACCTCATCAAGATCCGTCTGAAACCTAAAGTCATCCTCAATCACTACATGCTCTGTGTCAG GGAGCTACTGAATGCACACAAAGACAACCTGGGAACTATGGTGAAGCTGGTGATCTTCAACGAGCTGTCCAATGCCAGGAACCCCAACAACATGCAAGTCCTTCACACACTGCTCCAGCACAGCCCAGAGCAGGCCCCTAAG TTCCTGGCCATGGTGTTCCAGGACCTGCTGACCAATAAGGATGATTACCTGCGTGCCTCTCGAGCCTTGCTGAGAGAGATCATCAAACAGACCAAGCACGAGATCAACTTCCAGTCCTTCTGCCTGGGTCTGATGCAGGAAAGGAAGGAGGCCACCTACGTCGACATGGAGTTCAAA GAACGCTTTGTGATCCAGGTGACAGACCTGCTCACGTGCTCCATGATGCTGGGCATCACAGCTCAGGTCAAGGAGGCTGGCGTTGCGTGGgacaaaggagagaagaaga ATCTGGATGGTCTGAGATCCTTTCAGAATAATATCGCTGCCATTCAGAGGGATGCTGTGTGGTGGCTTCACACTGTTGTTCCCACTATTGCCAAAGTGCCATCCAAGGACTACATACACTG TCTTCACAAGGTGCTTTTCACAGAGCAACCAGAGACCTACTACAAGTGGGATAACTGGCCCCCTGAGAGCGACAGAAA TTTCTTCCTGCGGCTGTGCTCTGAAGTGCCACTGCTGGAGGACACTCTGATGCGTATCCTGGTCATCGGACTGTCCCGTGACCTGCCCCTGGGCCCGGCCGACGCCATGGAGCTGGCGGACCACCTGGTGAAGAGGGCAGCCGGGGTCCAGTCTGATGGTACAACATCTGCAACAGCAATGG ATCTGGATGTGTTGAGAGTGGAGCGGATCCAACTGATTGACGCAGTGCTGAACCTGTGCACCTACCACCACCCAGAGAACATTCAGCTTCCTGCGGG CTATACTCCTCCGAACCTGGCGATAGCCACACTCTACTGGAAAGCGTGGCTCCTGCTACTTGTGGTGGCCGCTTTCAATCCACAGCAAATAG GCTTGGCTGCCTGGGACGGCTATCCCACACTGAAAATGCTCATGGAGATGGTCATGACAAA TAACTACTCCTATCCTCCGTGTACGGTGGCCGATGAGGAGACCAAGACCGAGATGATCAACAGGGAGCTGCAGGTGtcccagagagagaagcaggagaTCCTGGCCTTCGAGAGCCACCTGGCAGCTGCCTCCACCAAGCAGACCATCACAGAGAGCAACAGCCTGCTGCTGTCCCAGCTCACCAGTCTGGACCCACA GGGCCCCCCTCGCAAACCCCCACCCGCAGTCCAGGAGCAGGTGAAGAGCCTTAACCAGTCCCTTCGCCTGGGTCACCTCCTCTGTCGCTCTCGCAACCCTGACTTCCTGCTCAACATCATCCAGAGACAG GCCTCCTCTCAGTCAATGCCCTGGCTGGCTGACCTGGTGCAGTCCAGTGAGGGGTCCTTAGACGTGCTGCCTGTGCAGTGCCTGTGTGAATTCCTGCTTCACGATGCAGCAGATGACAACTTGCCCATCGAGGATgacgaggaaggagagagcaaaGAGCAGAGAGCCAAGAAAAGACAA AGGCAACAAAAGCAGCGGCAGCTCCTTGGACGGCTGCAGGATCTGCTGTTGGGTCCTAAAGCTGACGAACAGACCACGTGTGAGGTGTTGGACTACTTCCTGCGCCGCCTCAGCTCTTCTCAGGTGGCGTCAAGAGTCCTGGCTATGAAG GGTCTGTCTCTGGTGCTGACTGAGGGGGGTCtgaaggatggagaggagagggaccagCCCATGGAGGAGGACTCTAGAGATGCTGAGCTCCTGCCAGGATACGAGTGGCTCCTGCAGGACCTCCCCAAGCTGCCCCTGTTCGACAGCGTCCGGGGCATGACCTCCACAGCTCTGCAGCAG GCCATCCACATGGAGACAGACCCACAGACCATCAGCGCCTACCTCATCTACCTGTCCCAGCATGCACCAGTGGAGGAGCAGGCGTCTCACAATGACCTCGCTCTG GATGTGGCCCGTCTGATTGTCGAGCGCTCCACCATCATGAACAGCCTGTTCTCCAAGTACTCCTGCCGGCCCGAGTCAGACGCTGTGCTCTCAGCCCTCATCTCCATCTTCTCGAGCTACAtcaggaggatgaggaagaccAAGGAGGGAGAGGACCTCTACAGCTGG TCAGAATCTCAGGACCAGGTGTTTCTGCGTTGGACCACAGGGGAGACAGCCACCATGCACATTCTGGTGGTCCATGCCATGGTCATTCTCCTGACGCTCGGGCCACCCAAAG AGGAGAGTGACTTCTTCAACCTCCTGGACATCTGGTTCCCCGACAAGAAACCCCTCCCCACCGCCTTCCTGGTGGACACCTCCGAGGAGGCCCTGCTGCTACCTGATTGGTTGAAGCTGAGGATGATCCGGTCAGAGGTTTCACGATTGGTGGATGCAG CGCTGCAGGATCTGGAGCCCCAGCAGCTGCTGCTGTTTGTCCAGTCATTTGGCATCCCTGTGTCCAGTATGAGTAAGCTGCTGCAGTACCTGGACCAGGCTGTATCCCACGACTCACAGACACTGGAACAGAACATCATGGACAAGA ACTACATGGCTCATCTGGTGGAGGTGCAGCATGAGCGAGGCGCCACAGGGGGGCACACTTTCCACGGGTTgctcagctcctctctccctcctcgcaGAG ATAGTACTGAGGTGAACAGAGCCAAAGTTACTGTGGAAACTCCTAGTGGCTCCTTGAAGATGAGAGCCAATCAGATCCCAGTGATTGGGCCTGAGGATGACCTCACCGGCATGTTGCTTCAG ATGTTCCCTCTGAAGGTGGACCACCGCAGGCCCAGCCCCCCTACCCGGCCCCTCTCCCTGGCCCTGCAGCAGGCTCTGGCCCAAGAGCTGGTGCGTGCCAGACAGGGGGGGCACCCCCAGCAGGATGGGGTGTCAGTGCGTCTCCTACAGGCCCTGGCTGCCCTGCTCAGCTCTGCCCACGCCGGGGCCCTCGTCATGGCCATGAACCGCAGCCACGCCCTGTCCTGCCCCATGCTGCGCCAGCTGCATCTCTACCAG CGGCTGGTGTTGCAGGACGtggccttctcctctctcttcttcaagGCTGTCATGGAGATGATGACATGGTTGGAGAACCCGGCCGTGGAGGCGGGGCCGCTGCGGGCCTTGCTCAAGTCCTTCGCTGGACAGTATTCCCAGAAGCACCGGCTCACTGATG TTCGTACAGGCTTCCTCCACCTGGCTGAGGCCCTGGCTTATCAGAGGGACTCCGAGGTGGCCGTGAGGGCTATAATCGCCACACTGAAGGCAGGGGAGAGATGTAATGCAGAGCCGGAACTGATAGGCAAAG TGTTACAGGGGCTAGTGGAGGGGAAGTCTCCATATTTGGAGGAACTGCTGGCCTTGCTAATGACTATTGGAACAGAGACGGGGACCGGCTCTACCACCGCAGGCCCTGTTGCCATGGTGATAGCGCTGCTTCTCCAGGAGACTGAAGAGCAAGCTGTGAAAATGGAGGTGGATACAAACAA CAGCAGCTCCGAGGTGACAAAGACTGGGTCCAGCTCAGGGCTGCTTGTTGATTGGCTGGGACTTCTTGACCCTGAGGTCACATCTGTGTGTCCAGACCTTCAGCGTAAGCTGCTCTTTGCTCTCAACAAG GGTAAAGGAACTCCCTCCTACAGACCATACCTTTTGGCATTGCTGACCCATCAGTCCAACTGGACAACTCTTCATCAGTGCATCAGTGCTCTTCTCAGCAAGCAGCAAGACCAGCG ACTGGACCCATCTTCTGCTCTGGACTTCCTGTGGGCCTGCAGTCACATCCCTCGTATCTGGCAGGGCCGGGACCAGAAGACCCCACAG aaaCAGACAGATACATTTGTCCTGCGTTTGAACCCGGAGGAGCTTATCAGTCTGGTGGACCTCATCATGTCAGAGTCTGAGCTCAACAGCCGCGGCGACTCCTCGCCCCCTGCCAACGCCCCCGACAAGGCCAAGAGCACCCTGGACCAAACCTCCTGCTCCCTCATCCAGTCACGGCTGCCCCTGCTCCACAGCTGTTGCCATGGCGACCTGGTGAGAGTGAAGAAAGTCTCGGAATACCTCATCAACTGCACAAAGAAATGGGGAGACAG TGTGATGAGTAAGCGGTGCCAGAACCTCCTGCTCCAGCTCTACCTGCACTTCCCAGAGGTCATCCAGCACGTGACCTTACCTGACGCCACCCTGAGCAGCGAGGGGGCTGCCGACGGCACCACATGCAAG CACGACGTCCTGGTTCACCGTCTGGTCACGTTGCTAGGCGATACGGGAGACACAAAGTCGGCTGAGAACCGGATGTCAGACGCTAACCTGGCCTGCAGGAAgctggctgtgtcccaccctgtcctcctcctcag ACACTTGCCAATGATCGGAGCACTTCTCCACGGACGCATCCACCTCAACTTCCAGGAGTTCCGGAGCCAGAACCACCTGACATTCTTCAGCAACGTGCTGGCCATCCTGGAGCTGCTGCAGCCATTAGTGTTCCACAATGAACACCAGAGGGCGCTGCAGGACTGCCTGCTCTCCTTCATGAAGATCCTGCAG AACCTCAGGAGACCTCGTATGCATCCGTTGGCCGTCTTCAGTAAATATGTGCAGTTCATTCAGAAGTATATTACCCACGATGCAGCAACAGCCATTCCCTATCTACAGAAGCATTCCGATATCCTACA GGGGCTCTCGGCAGAGCACCCTGACGTGCTGCTCAAATCCCTGCTGGCTGGCCTCACCCTGCCTGTGAAGACTGGCTCCTCTGACAGCTCTGCAGAGGACAGAGATG ATGAGTCGTCCTCTGGTTCCCTGCCCATGGTCAGTATCTCGGCCTCCGTTCCACTGACTGCAGCTGACATGACCAAGTACCTGAAGAAGATCTCCAGGGGAGAAGCCATCGAAG ACGTGCTGGAAGTTCTGACCGAGGTGGAGGACAAGTCCAAGAGGAATCCTGAGATCATCCAGTACTTCACT aatgacctgcagagactGATGACTTCTACTGAGGAGTTGTGTCGTAACATGGCCTTCAGCCTGGCCCTACGCTGCATCCAGAACAACCCGTG cactGCAGCAGACTTCCTGCCCACCTTCATGTACTGTATGGGCAGCGGGAACTTTGACGTGGTGCAGACGGCGCTTAGGAACCTGCCAGAATACGTGCTGCTCTGTCAAG AGCATGCAGACATCTTACTCCACAAGGCCTTCTTGGTGGGGATCTATGGGCAGATTGACACCAGCTCTATGATCTCTGAGTCCATGAAGGTCCTGCACATGGAGGCAACAACATGA